The genomic region ACAGAATCAGTGAGTTTGTGCACGGTGTTAATTCAGTGGGGGGTGGGATTGCAGAACAACACTGGGAGTTATAAATGGTCTTGTGCAGGATGTTATTCCCATCTGGCAGAATAAACCACATGGGTCAACCCGCAGCGTTGTGAGAAGAATAGGTTCCACTCTTCCACTCAAACCTCCGCAACGGGCATGCTTTCAGGTACATCGAACATCTTTTTACTCAATTCTATTTATTGATGTTTGAAATAAATGTGCTGCTAAATGATTTTTCGTGCATTAGGAACTACCTGGTTTGCCCTCTCTTCGCCCCTTGGACGGCCCTGCTGTCCCTACTTTGGCAGACATTGCCTGGATTGTTGCAGATGAAGAGGAAACATATGCCAGAGTTAGGTACGTCTACATTCTTGCCTTAATAGATGAGAGTAACTTCTTTCTCATCATGTTTCTTTCCTCTCCTCCGATTTTATTAGATGCTCATGCAAACCGGGTTGGTATTATTAATCACTTTTCTCCTTTTTAGGAGTGATGCACGCCCTCTGAAACACGAATGGCGGCCTACGCCGCTCCTAGTGCTCCACAGGAATTCCTCTGTGCCCAACTTTCGCCGTGAAGGCAAACGGATGGAAGGGTTAAGGAAGCCCGGGGTAACTGCCTTGAACCGAACCACCGCCCTGCAGGAAGAGCTCAGCAAACTCCGAGCTCAGATCGCTAAGATTGTTACAAACGATACAGGTTTGTAACCGATCAGACGAGAACATGTTCAGTCACAGTCCTGTTGAGGAGGCTAATAAACTCGCTATCTGTTCGAGtaaatttcattttaaatattttttggggggtTCAAAAGCTTGTTTTGATGAAGATAAGTTAGCAAAACTGTGTGATCGTGTGTCTGATATGGTTCCTAGTTAAGCAGCTGTttgaatcaaaacaaaaacatcacaACCAGTAAATAAAGATTATAACAACTCCAGTAACCAGATCCATCCAGATTTATGGTCGCTTTATTGGTGTGTTTTTAACACAGAGTCACGGTCTTCATGTGACTGTTTGTCCTGTTGCCAAGTCAGCTGCCCTGATTCTCTAGGCTCTTCGGTACTAAAGTGACTTGGCATCAGTTTGTAGGTCAGTGACTGGAGATTATCTCTGCTGCCCTGTGGCAGTCGTACGTTAAACCAAACAGAAACCATGTTCAATGGGTTGATTTTTATAAGTGATGTTTAGTCATCTGAACCTGACTAACTAAATTACTAGTTTGTGTGTTTCTTCAACAAAAAATGAGCTTTTTTACTAAATCTACATCCAGTTCCTTCAACAAAAATCTCCTTTATCTATCTATTGTTTTAGGTTCTAACCCCCTGACCCCTGACCTGCTCTCCCCGGACGACACAACCATGAGTTTTTCCATGGCTCCTTTTGAGGCTGCATCCTTTCAGCAAGCCACCATGGCTCCTGCTTCCTTCGTCATCAGCGATGTcaccgaggaggaggaggaagaggaagaagaagaagaaatagaagtggaggaggatgagaaagATGTCGTTTCTATTGTGTCAGATCTGGTCCCTGATCCTCTCCCGCCTGTTTCCATGACAGCGTCAGCCACCTTTGATCTGGACAGACCCAGCATGGACTTTCGGGAGGCAGAGGAGGACACAGTGTCTCTGTCAAAGTCCACCAGCTTTGCTGATGTTATGGACATCTTGAAGGACATGAACAAAATGAAGATGAGCAAAGACAGGTGAGACGTGCTGGATTAAACCCCACAAACGAGTGTTTTTGATGTGTTTAGTGACCTGTTGTGTGTTTTCTACGTGTCTCAGGTATAACAGAGGCTGCATGTCGCTCAGAGAGGAGGATTCAGCTACACTCATATCAGAAGCTCTGAGGAAAAAGTTTGTCCTGCAGAAAGAAGACACAGCTGCTGTGAGAAGGAAGTAGCTTGGTGATGGATTCATTATCATCCTGCTGCTTAATGTAAGTCAGGAGAAATTAGGTGGAGTTTAAAGATTTTTTTGTTTCGTTTTTTTCTTTGCATTTCATTTAATCACTTTTCTTCTCAAATTAATCCAGGTGTAAcatgtttttgctcattttaggCCTTTGCCTGAGGGAGATGTACCCATGGATCTTCAACGATGCTCCAGGCTACCAGTTAGAACAAAAACCACTTTGTCCCAGACATCTAAGATCAAACGCCACGGTGGCGGCGgtgtggtctgaggctgaacagcCCTGTTTCAGCATGATGATGTCTTTTCAGGACTCTGCAGACCTTTTGTTCCAGTTGCACCCAGTTTCTTCTAAGTCCTGTTTTATCAGAAGGAGCAGCAGAGCCTGACAGCCAAGTCTTGTGTTGTTCAAATTCGTACTTTCAAgaatcaatttaatggtgagaatcctattttaggttttgttttgAATGTCTTCTCCACAGACAGATGCAAATAAACCTTTTCTTCTGTCTTTCACCTAAAGAAATCTAACATTTGAACATATTTTATGTACAGATCAAACAAGCAGAAACGTACTGTAGCTTTTTACAGTGTGTATGGGAGGAACAAACCTTACGACTCTAGAATTTTCTGTACTGGGTTTGCACGGTTCACGCCTCTCTGCCTCTTTTTTTAACGTAGATTTGCCAGTGAACaaaaagaaacacattttaaaccCAAACTGAAAGCAACGTGTGTTTATTAGTAATACAGTTTAAAACAGGTAGTTGTGTGTTGTATAGGTGAAAATGCCCATCATTGTTCTCATCTTTAAACCCAAATTCCCTACTGATAGTTTTAACCATACAATGAACAAAAGCCACGTTTAGTTCAGCATCACGATGACTGTTATTGTCGTTACCTTCCTACAAATTTGTTTAAAAGCCCAGTTTGACGACTCCTCATgccaaagttgtttttttttatgtgaTTGCTCCTCGCTGCTTGTCCAGAAAGTGACctctacactgtaagaaatgaacAGTTGAATCTACTTGGCCGAGttgtgtcaactggttccactgaaCCTAACTGCTTAAATGTAAAACATAATATACATTGTTATTAAGTTAAAAGTAAATATACATTACTCTTTATTTTTAAGCAGTTGGAatcagttgacataacttggttaagtaaatgaAACATctcattttttacagtgtaataTAACATTTACAGTCCTTAGCAACTATATGTAGGAAGTTTCTGAAAGTTTTTCACAAGTTCTCAAAGTTATTTTCACTCGTTTTTCCAGCTCTTATCTGTCATATTTAAGGCAAATGCCTACTTTTTTTGTTATAATTTTTTTAGCCTTGCTGCAATTTGCCCACATCCTGTAATTTTCACAAATTCTCATTGGACAGAAGGAGGAATTGAAAATAGCTGAAATAAAGGTACACTTCTCTATAAAAAGGAAACTTTCTGCTGTAGTTTGAGTGACGCATGTACACCTAAGCCTGTCATCAccgtgtgtgtttttaatttgttttctcaTGCAACTACCCTGTAAATAAAGGTTGTGCAAATGTTTTGAATTGGTTGCAAATCATTTGTGTGCATTGGCAAATCCAAACCACCAGAGGGAAGTGCAAACCGTGTTTTAGTGTTTATAAAGTCACCGCTCCTTTCCTCTTCTAGTAATGGTTTACTCTAGATGTAGATCGTAAAACTTAAGAGTAATCTGGGTTTTATTGGTAATGAGTCATATTAAATCATTAGTAAAAACCAGAAACTGGTTTATTTTGTAAATATGTTAATCAGCAACAGGTCAGTAGCATGTTTGGGTCTAataagagcattccagagttacTTTTGGAAGTGATGATGTGGAAGGCCTCATCACTCATAAACATCTAAAAGGAGATGGTTTGTGGAGATGCACATTCGGCTGTCAGGATAAACATTTTTTTGCCAGGAATGATTTTCCACATGCATCAAATTGTGACTCAGGAGAAATTTGCCCACATCCTGTACCTTTTGGTTCTCAAAGCATTTGGTTGTGGAAATTCCTTTTCTTTGGAAAACCAAAAAGGGAGAAAATCCACAGACAGCCGGATGTGATGTGATTTCCATAGTCTCAAACAAAAGGATCAGATATAGGGATTAATTCATTGTGGCAAGCTTCTCTAACCGTAGCTCCACCTCTCCCTGCTGGTCCTACCTGCCCCACATTTTGGTTTCCAGTCTCTACCTCCCTTCCAGGAATAGAAACAAAAAattattaaatatttaatttccaCATCATATTCAAACAAATATAGTTTGAACTAAATTCGTTACTCACGTTGTAATTAGTTACTCTGACATACCGAGTCACTGAAAAGTGAAAAATGTCCACagaggtggccagatggggcaggTTACAGTTCTAGGGTGGCACACCAAGTAGTAACTTGTAACTGGGACTGGTTTGCCTTTATCTCCATCCACAAATATTATTAATATCTCCTCCTTTTTAAAAATGGTGAGCAACttccgtatatatatatattttaaattatttatttacttattaatTATAgtgacactttacaataagggataTTTAACATAACTTAAACATTAATACATTATTAAATAAAGTAATGTTAATGTTAAGTAGTGCTTTACTAAGCAGATactaatgtgtctatgtatgtatgtaatgccacctccgacagaacttccagaaTGTTTCGGGGGAGGCAGGGGACTTTGAGTCTGAGTGGACCATGTTCCGTGCTTCCATTGTCGAGGCGGCCGACCGAAGCTGCAGGCGCAGGGTCATCGGTgtctgtcgtggtggcaatccccaaacctgctggtggacCAAGTCCTAATGGgtccttttggcctgtgggactccagaggcagctgatgagtACCGGCAGCCAAGCCAATTGCAGCCTGGGTGGTCACTGAGGAGTTCGGTGAAACCGTGGAGCAAGACTTTCGTACGGCTTCGTGGAGATTCTGGTCACACCATCTGGCGCCTCGGGAGGGGAAAGCagaacactgtttacagtggggatggtgtgctgctgacctcgaccCGGGATGTTGTGGATGGGTGGGCGAagtactttgaagacctcttCAATCCCACCGGCTCGTCTTCCAGTGAAGAAGCAGAATCCAGGCACTTTGGGTTGTTACTGTCTTGATTAAAGAAGATTAATTTACGGTCTGTTTGAATATCAATAAGATTTATTAAAGTGGTGGAGGTCTTTCCTGGGGGGGCCAGTGGGGTAGCCAGCAATTTTCCTGGAGGGACCTTGGCCACCCTTTGGGGACGCCTCTGCCTGCAGGTGCATAAACAAAATGGGCAAAAGCCAGTAACTCTAATGACTATAATCTCAATGCTCAGTTAAGTatgaaaacatgaaataaaatccATGTCAAAATAAAGATTCAAAACCTGAAACACTTTTACTGCTTTACAAATAAATCAGTTTACAATCATTACAGTGGGCATAAAACCTGATCTAATTATTTCCTGACAAAATATGAAACAATGAATGAAACTTACTCTTTCGTCTTTTGACACAAAGGCTAAAACTTACAGATCATGTCGTTAAATCCTGCCATTTTTCTGTGGAAATCAATCCTGACAAGACGCTTGTCACACTCAGCACCTCTTTACCTGATTGCTCCACAGACAACGTGTGCTAGTAATTTCCAGGATTATtattaacccatttcctgtacctTCCCGGGATGATGTGGCCCCTCTGTGATTCACAGTCTATTTTCTGTGAGAGTCCTTGGCCTACTTTGTCCCTCTTCACCTCCATTGTGGAGGTCCAGATCCAGCTACCTCTTTTAGATGCAGCGTGTCTTTGGAGGACTCCGTTAATGGGGCTCTGTTGAATGTGGAAAGTTCAAAGTGACATTGGCACATTTTCATCACTGCAGCACTTGTTTGAACATTTTTGAGAAGCAGGCTGAGGCACTTTTGAATGAGATGTTGCTGAAAGACTCGGGGAAAAAAGATGACAATGCCTCCAGCCTTTTAGTTTTAAACATTCTCCTTGAGGTTTATTGCTCTTTTAATATttcagatgtaaaaaaaaaatacactgaTAGAAAATGTGAAGGTTCCTCAGTGGCTTTACTCCACATTGATCATGACTTACTTCTACAGTCGATGAGACTCTTCAGCGGTGCGTTAAAGCTCTTCGGCTAAATGTCACCTCACCACATGGGGCTGAAAGCTCCATCAGCACAAGCGAACAAGCAGCTCTCCAACAGGTAGAGCATCCATCATCCTGACTCACCTCAGAGCTTCCCATCACTCTAAGGAGGCCTGTTGTTGGAAATAAAAACATCTTCTCCAGAGTCCGAAAAGGTTTCCCATGTGCCCAAAGTCATTTGTTACGTTCAAGAACCGTCCGATCAGAGGAAATGCCTTTGAGCTGAGAGACTTGGATGAAGTTTTCACTTTGACAGTACATTTTTTACATTTGATTAATCTGTCTGATTTTTGTGCCAGGCACTGCAGCAGCAGGGTCTCTACGTATGAGTCTCAGCTGAGCTGAAGCAAACCAGGGAAAGATGGATGAATCCAGCTGCTGTCGCCCCCAAAAGCTCAGGTGTAACACACAACAATTTAAAGGTTTTAGTTAATGTAATTTTTTACAATTAAGGGACAGTTTTACTTATTTAACCAACACTGACGATGTGTTCTAGAATAACACTCATGGAAACTTGTTACAAATAGGCAATGGGAGATAAAAACGAAGAGACGCAGAATGCCAGAAAAAAGGATAAAATTAGCGTCCATGACTAAAAAGGTACAAAACAAACAAAGATTGGAGAAAGACGCAAAGTGACTAAACTCAAGAGTGCAATGGTAACAAAGAAACACAGAGATGCAAAAAGACTCTGAAAAATAGTTTTAAAAGCTGCTGAAAAAATTAGATTTTCAAAAGATGTTAAAGACTAGAAATGAATGTATTTGGACTGATGCAAACTTTCTGCAGCAACACAAAATAACTTCAACGATCAAAACTACAAAACTAAACAATGAAATCAAACATCCACACAAaggactttaaaggtgtggttcgctcatttaattacagtttttctccattggtttggctcatttcttgaaacagaaattacattctcaaacctctaagatcatttggcaaaacactcctACAGTTTAGCACAACACTGAAGCTCACCTGCAAAATCTCTTCCAAAACAACCCCTTTCTCATTTAAACAGTCAGTGTCTCCAAAATGGCAAAGATCCATCTCAATTGCTTTGGCTTACTTCTCGACACAGATCGGACATTCTCATCATTCTTggtgcttttgtcaaaataaacctgGATGGTTGATCACAACAACATTGTTTACCTGGaaaagctcatatctctcctAAACAAGTTCACTCATGTGTCAAAACTACATTTCTTTCTAATCTGAGTAGTCAGTGCCCCCAAAATGCATTGTCCCTTTGGCATTGTGTGAGTGCTGCCATACAAAATGTTTAGATGTTTTGTCACTATGGCAGAGGAGCAACAATATACAACCGAAAAGAGCAGCCTCCAAGGTTTGACATCACAGATGGCACTCACATTACCAAGGAAATTATAATCATTTTTTTATTCACACGCAAAGAAAGTTTCATACAgatgtaaaaagaaaatgtacaTTACAGTAATACAGTAAATTGCATGAACACAAAATCAAAAAACAAGGACATATTCAGTGGTCGCTGTACTCATTCTCCCGCTCTTATCCACTGTCTTCACCCTCCTGATTATTTACACGCTGTTGTCCGTCTGGCCACAGATTCTCAGTCCTCCTCTTCCTTGAGGAAGAACTTCCCCTTGGTCCGTTTGCTTGGCCTTGTCTATCCATGTTCAGAGATTGGACCGGCGCTGGTCAAGTTGTATATATATCTGTGTTTGGCAGCACACAATCATggaaaacacctgtgtgtgtgactctcCCCGTTCGTTAGTCTAGTTTCACCTGACtgtcaatgactgtcatcaatgtatcaaatattcaaagaaatcCATATATGGCATTCATGGTTTTACGTTCTGGACCAATTCTGACAATTGAACTGACAGTTGTGCATGCGAGTACTTATACAATGAAatcatgctgacatgttttggagagaatgatcattagactgagaatcaactcatcagtttagatctacaagatctattcatttggaaaatgtgccagatggagttgctaatgctaacagttagcttctactagccaagatgttctttgctgtttgctggacgctaaatcaacaacagccttccctttcttgagccaagatgggtgagtccatgaaattTACAATGTTGCATGGATCTATGCGGCATTTGAAATTTCCGGGACAACTAACACAAATTGCTGAAAATAAGCTACCAAAGACAGAAAAGTGTCACAATTAtccaaatgaataaaaatgggCAAAGAGGAAGAACAAAGACATTCAAAACAAAGCTTTTACTGTCAGTTTGTCAGTCCTTGTCTTACTGTAAGTGTGCTCAGAATAATGTTGTTTTAGCTTCATCTAATTTAGGAAATGTCCAATTAAAAAACCTGAAACTGAATTTTCACTGGTcttttttgaaaataaaaatacttATGTGGAGTTTTCCTCCAAAAAGACAAAACAATAAGAAATCTTTTTAGCACAAATATGACTTGTATTTGAGTTTAAAGCTAGATTCTTTTTAAAAATTTGATTAGACATATTTTTTGTAGAATGGACAACTTTCAGCTTTGGAAATACTCAAAAACAGTACTTTAATGATCAAAACTGCTTCCATATTCACTTTGTCCTCATCAGGCCGTACCATAAACATACCACCATAGTACGTGTTCACCTTTTCCAgttaaatatgttcattttccagtaATCTGATGCGGTCAAGACCTTTCAGTTGTGACTGAAATctaaaatgtgtttgtgtgttcagTCTGACCATTGCTGTTCACCATGGTATCATAGCAACAACCAGCTGAACAAAGCCAAGTGGATCTGAAGGGTCCGGGGGACACACAAGCGCTGCATCTGCTGTTTCCAGCCGCCCACTTTTCCCGAGTGTCACCCACGCATCCCCCTACCGACCAAACCACCCCCCCTTCCTGTCCGCTGCGTCATCAAGACACAAAACTCACACTCGTGACTCACAATGGTGACAGCTTCACATGAGTGCTCACTTGAATTCCCTCCATGGTTTCTATTTTTGGTCATCTGAAGAGTTTCAGCCTCATTAGTGGGTTTGCCCTTTAAAGGTGATTGCTTGGTGATGCAGAGAAAATTGTCGCCATAAGTGGCGTGGCACACACTTAAGAGTGGGGTTACCCTCACCCTCAGTTTAGACAGGTATGGTGCTGCTTCAGTGTTTTTGATAAATCTCTGTGTTAAACATCTGTGAATCTTTGAACATCTGTCTGAGTCAGGAAAgaaacgatagatagatagatagatagatagatagatagatagatagatagatagatagatagatagatagatagatagatagatagatagatagatagatagatagatagatggatagatggatagatggatggatggatagatagatagatagatagatagatagatagatagatagatagatagatagatagatagatagatagatagatagatagatagatgatagatagatagatagatagatagatagatagatagatagatagatgatagatagatagatgatagatagatagatagatagatagatagatagatagatagatagatagatgatagatagatagataggtagatgatagatagatagatagatagatagatagatagatagatgatagatagatagataggtagatgatagatagatagatagatagatagatgatagatagatagatgatagatagatagatagatagatagatgatagatagatagatagatagatagatagatagatagatagatagatagatagatagatagatagatagatagatagatagatagatagatagatgatagatgatagatagatagatagatagatagatgatagatagatagatagatagatagatagatagatagatagatagatagatagatagataggtagatgatagatagatagatagatagatagatagatagatagatagatagatagatagatagatagatagatagatagatagatagatggtagatagatagatagatagatagatagatagatagatagatgatagatagatagatagatagatagatgatagatagatagatagatagatagatagatagatagatagatagatagatagatagatagatgatagatagatagatgatagatagatagatagatagatagatagatagatgatagatagatagataggtagatgatagatagatagatagatagatagatagatgatagatagatagatgatagatagatagatagatagatagatgatagatagatagatagatagatgatagatgatagatagatagatagatagatagatagatagatagatagatagatagatagatagatgatagatagatagatagatagatagatagatagatagataggtagatgatagatagatagatagatagatagatagatagatagatagatagatagatggtagatagatagatagatagatagatagatagatagatgatagatagatagatagatagatagatagatgatagatagatagatagatagatagatagatagatagatagatagatagatagatagatagatagatagatgatagatagatagatagatagatagatgatagatagatgatagatgatagatagatagatagatagatagatagatagatagatagatagatagatagatagatgatagatagatagatagatagatagatagatagatagatagatagatagatagatagatagatagatgatagatagatagatagatagatagatggtagatagatagatagatagatagatgatagatagatagatgatagatagatagatagatagatagatgatagatagatagatgatagatagatagatagatagatagatagatagatagatagatagatagatagatagatggatagatggatggatggatggatggatagatagatcgatagatagatgatagatagatagatagatagatagatagaaagatagatagatagatagatagatagatagatggtagatagatagatagatagatagatagatagatgatagatagatagataggtagatgatagatagatagatagatagatagataggtagatgatagatagatagatagatagatagatagatagatagatagatagatagatagatagatagataggtagatagatggtagatagatagatagatagatagatagatagatgatagatagatagatagatgatagatagatagatagatagatagatgatagatagatagatagatagatagatagatagatagatagatagatagatagatgatagatagatgatagatgatagatagatagatagatagatagatgatagatagctagatagatagctagatagatagatagatagatagatagatagatagatagatagatagatgatagatagatagataggtagatgatagatagatagatagatagatagatggtagatagatagatagatagatagatagatgatagatagatagataggtagatgatagatagatagatagatagatagatagatagatagat from Nothobranchius furzeri strain GRZ-AD chromosome 18, NfurGRZ-RIMD1, whole genome shotgun sequence harbors:
- the mtfr1l gene encoding mitochondrial fission regulator 1-like; translated protein: METESDVIPIWQNKPHGSTRSVVRRIGSTLPLKPPQRACFQELPGLPSLRPLDGPAVPTLADIAWIVADEEETYARVRSDARPLKHEWRPTPLLVLHRNSSVPNFRREGKRMEGLRKPGVTALNRTTALQEELSKLRAQIAKIVTNDTGSNPLTPDLLSPDDTTMSFSMAPFEAASFQQATMAPASFVISDVTEEEEEEEEEEEIEVEEDEKDVVSIVSDLVPDPLPPVSMTASATFDLDRPSMDFREAEEDTVSLSKSTSFADVMDILKDMNKMKMSKDRYNRGCMSLREEDSATLISEALRKKFVLQKEDTAAVRRK